A region of the Scatophagus argus isolate fScaArg1 chromosome 14, fScaArg1.pri, whole genome shotgun sequence genome:
ATCAAACGTTTACCTTCAAAAGTCGGTTGATTAAACTACACAGTAGGTTGTTTAGTGGGATATCCAAACAAATCCAGCATCGCAAAGAAATCGTTATTAAAGATACCTCTGATCAGAATCTGATTCTGGTGTATTATTTAACCTACATCACATGGAAATTTCTGGCTATGTCGAGCTTTCTTTCAGCAGCAGTGGATGTGTTCTGTGCTGGGGGGCGTGTACCTACAGAGAGCTCAGGCTGTCTGCAAAAAGTCACTATGGGGCATTTCACTGGCACACTGAGGCTTTTCTAACCACAAATACACATCAGCACATTTCGTTATTGTTACACTACACGTAACAATGACACGTTAAACAATTTAATTATGTTGTAAGAGGTGTAGCATGATTTGGACAGTTTAGAAGTAGAGTGCACGCCAATCTTCTTACATAAGTGCAGTTTTAACCACCCTCACCCGGAGTGAGACATATAACCGCACTTTTAAAGAGACTGACCAATTAACTTTACCACAACACAATCATTAAAATCAACGGAACCTTATTTTTGACAGGTGTAGTGCTGGGTGATATTTGACAGTGACCGAAATTCATCTCAGCTCATCATGAAGCGTTAGCTAACTACATTTCTGCACTTAAACACTTCCTGCAAGAGCTGGATGAAGTGAAGACATACGTTTATCGTATTACTTGGTCCAAACTGTGCTTTTGCAATGCGGAACTAACGAGTCTTGCTTCTTTTTCACCCGCAGCTCACAGTCAGTATGGCCTCCGTCCGCCCCCTTCCTCATCCCAGCTGAGGCTcgatacacaacaacaaccaacCCACCGTTAGCTTCAAAGCTAACCTTTCGCGCGGCGAAACACCGATCCACTGCTCAGCAAAGTTACTccaaaacagataaataacgGCCCTACTCACTTTTAGGACGCCCACGCATACGTCTTGCTTCGTGTCGGATCTCGTGTAGATTCTCCTATTGGAGATAAAAGGCCCCCTTTTCAATGGAGTCCACGCGTTCTTACAGCTCTCTcgggtttgttttgtttttctccttcctgACGGGTTCCTGGAAAGCGCGTGACTGCCCGACCACGTGGTGCACCACTGGACCAATAGGAACAAAGCTCGAGACTgggtgaaaacatttcacttttctcaAGATAGCCTACTGTAATATTGCAACAGAATTATAGCCTTAAATTTATCTGGGGTGCATGATGATGTTACCCCCTGTTTACTTTAGAGAATtcagaacaaataaagaaaaaaaaagtttatatatttttggGTATTTTATTAAGTTTGttattcagttttgttttctataaATTTGACTTTCCTACAAGTATtaataaatgctgttttaaagCCCTTTACACTCTGCCAGGACTGTAGTTCTAGTAGCGAAATacaaaataatcatttgttGCCTTAattgtgctgcatttttaaacatttaaaggcGCCTTGTacaatttttgtgttttaccaCTAGTAACTATTGGTCCCCTTTTTGTTTATTCCCATGGGTGGGTGACTGGATTCACATTCTGCCAATGATTTTCCCACTTTTCTGTTGATTTACAGCTGGagaaaaaacaatgacacaaagTGCTATCAAAGGCAAAAACACTGCTAGGTAATGTAGggtttaacattaaaaaatgatttcataaatgttttatgaagTGGGGAATTTAACACATTTGTCAGGCcacaaaaagtgttttgttgaaCAACAATCTATGTAAACAGAAGATTTGTTTACAGGAAAACTCCACTCTTAAGGCATCATAACAAGTCATTTAATTATTGATTGTGCATATATGAATTATTGTAACCTTTACTTACTAACTTTAGTtataatattgaaatattttggGTAGCTGTTATATAAGCAATGGGTTTCAATCACTGAACAGGAGATCCTCTTAATAGTTTACTGAAGGGCTTGAAGGGTGATGACAAGAAGGTGATGtaagatttaaataaaactaacaaGATAAAAGTCACTGATTAAGTGACCAAAAATCAAACCCAAATAAACAGTTTTCACCTACAAAGAATCCTTGTGTACTGCTGCAGTTCAGGAAATGGAGACAAACCCAATATTCACTTCTTTCTATTAGTTGTCTGTCAAATCATCCAATTGAAGGCTCTTACTGTCTCTTCCCCATGCAGGTTGTGATTAACCCTTCATGTGCTGCTCTTCACATCTGTGTCTATTAAAATGTTCCTTTGCAAGCCACGTAGGGCTGACAATGCTCAGCAGTTATATCATGAAGGCATATGTACATACAATACTAAAGCATATCATGAGGTGAAATTCTACCAAAAAGGTTTGAGTATTAATACATATGTGGAAACAAGTCGGATAATTTGTCTTTGGCTCCAGAGGGATCTGTGGGAAGTCTGACTGAATGctacaaatttgaaaaaaaaataaaatctctgaGTGTGGAGCTGGAAAGATGTAtaatacatgtgtgttttgcagcacTCCTGTCATGCAAAGTGACAGCAGGTGTCAATTTCATGTTTGGCCTATTTCTGTGAAGTTGTTTTTGTATAATATAGTTTCTCTCTAACCCCCCAAAAACCCACACATTAAAACCTAAACTAATTCTGTTAACCCAATCAGTAActcagaatttatttattcaaatagATGACTGacaacattttctcacttggagttttttttttttggggggggggggggggggggggttagcaACTTTATGAGGACATTCAGCCTTGACAAATATAGAACAGCAAACAGCCAATATCAAAGGCTGCATTCATTGCATACATGTAACATCGGTTCCACCAAtggaaaactgtgaaaagatAAGTTAAGAGTAATCTACTGCCTGATTCCCACAAATGACTTACATAGTAAAAGTCTCCACTGAGCTCAGTCCAGATTCTCGGGGGGTATAAAAGCAGCTGTTCCAGGCAGCTCCCACCCCCTTTTTCACTGGAAAGAGAAACCATGACTCTGGTCATGAAAACTAAGGCTATTGGACCGTTAACACAGCACTGTGTCTGAAAGCTGTGCTGTTTCAGGCCAAGCAGCCACAGAACAAAATAACATCACCAGATGCAAGCGAACTTTCAGTGTAACCTCCATCCTGCAgctaaatctatctatctatctatctatctatctatctatctatctatctatctatctatctatctatctatctatctaacctCTGCTGTGTTGATCAGAAGACAGATCACACATATATCAAACAGCCTGTTGGGAGCTCTGCCAGGCTGGCAAAGATGGGAGATAGAAGAAATATGGGGTGTGTGGCttagtgtgttagtgtgtgtaaGCTGTGGGGAATTTGTGAGCATCTCGTAAAACGACACTTCTCGTGAATTCGGTTAACACCCAAagctttttgcagtttttccattcaacaatatttttcttttttttttcttcttcttcttctttttttttttaatcaaacctAATTTTTTAAGTAGCTTTCATTCAGGACACACAAGCTAATCTGTTTCttcttaatgttttcatttttgtaactTTGTCTTAGCCTCCCCGGTATTCATGGTATCCTTTTTTAAGTTGCCAgttacttttttatttcactgatatCCTATCATataaatcataaatattaactaaatattaaataaaaatttaattaattattattttttaatggtttATGACATAAATGGGATGCTGTGTTAAAAAACCCATATTAGGGAAGGTCACATACTAAGTGTCGATACTACAATAGAttgttaaagaggaaaaactgattttaaaaaaattaatgaagCTGGAAATAAAAATTTAAGTTCACTGAAAAGCCAAATTTATTAGAagtgtgcagtaaaataaaatttttgtAATGACTGACTAAAAGTAATGGAATCAAactcaatatttttatgtaatatttaataaaatagGAGTAGTAGTAGTGTCTTTAAATTTATATTCTTTCTTAGGTATCATCATGGTTATTTCCTCAGACCTTAGATTCCTCCCCCCAGAGACGCAGCAGATGTCATAAAACCATTTTCACAGGCTAAATTCGCCTTGCGACAAACAAacttcaaacacaaatgcatcatttttttttaattggcaTGAAGTCCCATGATTGTGTTTCAGAAAGCAGGTTTAACAGGTTATTCACATAAATCATCAAAACGTGCTTAGTGAAGAACGCTCAAGATCTCTCcagtttctttcactttctaCTAGTTTGATTTAAGTGACTACGATAACTCATCAGCAACACTTTAATCCCCACACTGTGTGTAAAGGGATTACACAAAATGCAGAACACTTGAGCCATGTTGCACCAAACtgagttttatgtttgagtcttgggacatttttgttttgaattttccCTTTTGATTCTATTAGCAGCACTGTGGTTGGGTTCTTGCTGCTGCTAGGAAACCAAGAAGGAAAAGACACAGGGCCCATTATAACATTAGTGTAAACAGACTGAAGAGAGTACGCTTTGTTGTGGACCTCTTGATGGTTGACATTTCCTTGAAAGTTTCACATACCTGATTGTGATTACAGTCCTGCTCCTCTTCAGAGGCTTTATCGGAAAAGTCCCTTGAAAAGGCATTTAAAATCATTGGATGATTAAAATATCTTTCTTCACTGTTTCTATTAGTAAAAGCAGTGTTTTAAATTTTAGCAAATGGGAGGCCCATTTGctaaaatttaaaacacatgGTCCAGTGAATATCATGTTAGGTTTTtgatgtgaaacagtttgtgaTCTGGAGGATCTTAGATGATTTTCTTTACATATGGCTGACTTATTCAGTTTCAGGGCactaaaacaaattaaaaacaaataaagtaattatttattttggctGCAAGGCAGACTTAAGATAATTGGAGCCCAGAATTAATACATCAGTCACAGTGACAACACTACAGCATGTTGTCACTTTAACTATACAAAACTGATTTATAATTCTGGAAACTGGGATTTTTAAATCATGTGTTGGAACAGCTGTGACAGGAGTTTATGTGTCCTCTTAGTGAAATATTACTTGATaactttccattttcttcccaccactgcagtaaaagaaaattaaacttCAAATGACTCAACACCAGAAGAATGAAATCAAGCAAGAAAACAGATTTGATtcagcactgtttttttttaattagtacCCTTTCGTCTGTGAAAACAGTAATAGCAAATAAAGCCTGAATGTCCAGGGTACATCAGAAGGTGATAGCTTGATCTTTAgtacacttttttaaaattaaagatttctggcaaaccatccagTCCTTTTATTCTGTCAGCAGTCAGAATAATGCACATCATGCATTACAAAAAGCTGCgttattttgtttattaggCAAATTAAATATGCTGATACATGCTGTACAGAGCAACGCTGGTTAAAAGTGAACTTTCACACAGAACTCGCTTTTGTCCCAACTTTTAATCAGTGCATCTGAAGGCAGGTGATGAAGGCTCTGCAAAAAGCCTCCAGTTGAAACAATTTTTCAGACTACTTCTCATAAAGTCAAGCATGAACGCGCACACTCGGAGAATCTGTAGTTTAACAAAATACTGTACTCCTGTTACTTTATACAAACAGCAGTGATCAATTCAGTGCTCATCAATTCATGCATCATTATTAAATGTTTCAGgctgtaggatttagtggcatcttgCGCCAAGGTAGCAGACTGCAACCAGCTGAacacctccctcccctcttaAAGGgacacaacaaaaccaaaaacacacgTTTCCCCCATTTCCCCCTCTTCCTACCTGCGGAGATATTTATGCATCTAGTTTTAGTGTGATCTTTGGAGATATTgactgtagagatgtctgccttctctagaatataatggaactaaaTGGCACTTTGCGTGTCATGCTCAAAGCACTAAAAAGTATTGGAAATAATTCAACACCAATGTCTCCttccaaaaatcaaaaagtcagaggatcagaACCAAAGATCGACGGTCTTCATTTCACCAACGTATCATTTCACGACATTTTGAAACAATTTCATGAGATTAAAGGGATGTGGAGTTTTCCCTTCACATCACACAATCATACTGTCTATTATCTGAAGCACCTTGGAGTCAGAAGGTTTTCAGTTAATATTTCAAGTTTTTCTGAAACCAGAAACCACTGATGTCAAAAATCCTTTGTTATAAATCAGTAACgaataaaacaagacatttctCAGTCTTATAATCAGCAGTCACTGCTTTCTTATACCATCACTTTGCTTCTTAAAGTTGATGTCCAACCTCAAttcttcaccccccccccccccccccctcagaTTACAGAggtaattaaaaatgcaggatCTCAACAAGGCTTTTGTGTCATCACCACAACCAGCAGCTCCATCTGCCCTCTGCTTTTATTTGGTCCAGTGTGAAAGCTTGTTGGCTCCATTCTCTGAAAAAATTCTTTCCGCTGGATTATGcaacaaaagcagcaggaagaggagataATGAAACAGTCTGATGAAAGGGGCATTAGAGCGTAGCACCAGTGGCCACTAGAATGAGTCACTGaataatgattttaatttaCAAATGAGATCTCCTTGGCACAGTTCACACCAACAGCCAGTCCATTAAGTCCTTAAATTTATAAACCATAATAGCAGTGCTGCAGTTTTTGATAATATGACAGAATACTGGTTTACGTGCCAGAGTTGTCGCACCGATCTGTCTCATATGTCTCACAGCTGTTACAGCAGCCGTTTAAAAGTGTCTCGCTCTTGCTCTTAATCCTGTCTCTTCAGTGCTTTCTTGACTTGGATACAGACTTATTACACAGAGCAGTAGGGAGGGATTTTAGGCTGATACTCATACTGACTGCTGTTGATTAACACcaccaataaataaaacaagactcCCAATTAAATTCACGTTTTACTGCTATTAAATATCAGCTGGTGTTGTCCTTGTTAGcccattttcctttttcttggGAAAGAAAAGCTGCCTGCAGCTGACTTTTTTGATTAAAACCACTAATTAGCATTTGCAGTCAAGTCAATCCCCATCTGATACTGTTTAATATCTGTTGCTAGCACTGAGAATGAACCAATCAGGGAAATCAAACAAGCCtgtcaacagcagcacaggacCACAATTGTCTTTAGTGGAGTGATTAGAATTAGTTGATTTAGTAGAGTTGTAGATTAGACTTGATTTCACTTACATGcttactgttttaatttttatgttttgtttaaatttatgTAGGATGGAGCAGGGTCATACTATGTTCAGCAGATTAATCACTGATCCGGTATGTTGGATGTACTGTACTAAATAATATAGCTTGGTTGTCCCTCTAAATACACCAAATAGTTATCACAGTTCAAACTGTGAAAATTTAGTACTCCAATACAGACATTTTCCTTCTCCAGCAGGACATACAGCTGAAGTGTGTGCGTATAAACTGAAGATGTGTGCCCATCGGCTTTGCGATGCTGTAAGAGCTACAATTACCCAGAAACCCCACCCTTGCTTCCCTgcataaacacattttggagTAATTTTGCTGAAGCATGTTGCACTCAAGTTGACAAGGTCATAGTTCAGTCTTGATCCTGTGCATCAGATCTCTCTGGTCCAccatgtctgtctgcctgttccAGCGGTGGTAAGCCAGCAGGGCGATGTTTTTGGCAGCCACTGAGCTCATCTCCATGGCACTGCCGGCCAACTCGATGCCATTGAGGTAATACAGATTGGGGTGGAGCTCCACAGGCGGCAGTCCttggctgctgctgtaacaGGGGTAGGCCTGCCACTCTGTCACCTGCACTGAATAGTACGACCTAAGATTGAGCAGTACAAGAAGGAAAGCTGTTGGTATCTCAAGCATACGTATCTCATTATGACAATGCATCAAGTTTAACAACTTGTAATGATAAGTAAACATCAGCCTTTTAGCCACAACAGCAGTGTTGCTCTTTAGGTCTATAGATAGATCAGTCAGTGCACCACAGTGGTTCAGAGTGAAGTATCTCAACAAATATCAGATGGATTGTGGTAAAATGCTGTACATACAGACACAGTCCCTTGAGGATGTATCCCACTGACTTGACAAATATTGCACTGAAAGCCATGATATTTGGTAGACACACTTCGGATGAATTGTTATTTGTGTAATACATCTGTGAtcccttaacttttcatctGGCACCACCTTCAATATTTCACTTAAAATTTCAATTCTTCGGTTTAAGACCAAATGCCTCCAAAACTAATGAAATTCCCAGCAGCAtccactgtgctgtgttttgtgttaattagcaaatgttagcatggtaAACATgactatttttaaaattaaatgattacTTTTTTAACATAAGCATGTTAGCACAAGCTACAGCCTTACAGAGCTGCTCACATGGCTGTAGGCTCTTGGTCTTGTTATACATCATTGTAATGTCTCACATTCTCCAGCAtttcaaatttgaatttttgccttttttgatATTATATGAAATGCTTTGGCAAATCATgaatttttcaatattttctggACCAAATACTTAACTGAGAACGTAAACTTTATATTATGCAGTAATGGCAATAACAGCTAGCTGCAGCACTGGTCAGTATCACTGATAACTTTGCCGAGAAAGAAGTGGCCCACCTGAAGAGCATTTTGAGTTGTGCCTTGTCCAGAGGTTGTGGGGAGAAGACTTTATAGACTCCTGCCTCTTGTGGCTGCTTGCGTCGGAAGCCGGCCGAGATGTTGACAGGACAAACGCTAGCCACGCTGTTGAAAAACAGATCAGCCGTCTCAGTTGTCAAGATGCTGGCGAAGGGGAACAGGCGAGGGTCCGGGAAACCAAAGAAAGAGGTGTTGAGGTAACCATGGACAATGGTGGCTACAGTGCTGTGATAGTTGCCCGGGAGCTGGTCAAATGGAGGGTTGAAGTCGTGGAACTGGACTCCGGACCTGACGCTTTCCTGAAGAGGTGTCGCCAACACTACAATGTCATACAGCTCTGATCCCgtccctgctgctgtggtgtAAGTCAGCTGGTACTGGTGTGCCTCCGCTGTAGGGAAAATACACAACATCATTGCCCACACTGTTCATCAGTCCACTGGTATCTAGTATCTATCATCATTTACACTTGGTGATGCCAAGCCACAGGGGAATTTCTGTAATTCACACAAATTATGAACTAAAGGAAATAACCCATAACTAGCTATTCTCATAGTGCTACGTAAGATCAGTCTGGGATGCTGAATTATTGAAATACTTAACCACAGAATGCAATAATGCATGATTGTATTCtgtgattaattgattaattgattcaaCTACTTTCAGTTGAATGAACATGTCCTGTCGCAGCTGTGCATTCTGGTTTATTACGACTATAGACATTGGataatcagtaaaaaaaaaacaaaacaaaaaaaacactataTCTAGAAACTATAAGAATTTAGTTCTTGAAGACACCCTGTAACCTGGAAGGCTGGAAATCTCAAGAGACAAAGTGTTCATCCTctaaaaaaagacagcagaaatgatagttttcttcatgttttatcaTAAAGTTTTATCGTGGTTTATACGATATCGAACATCACTGTAGCTCTGCAGaagtaatggaaaaaaaacataagtgcATACAGCACTGCAGCCATTGCAAATGTGGGCTCTGCTCAGGAGGTGATGCTTAACAGTAAactgcattttactgttttaatctTGCATTTAATCTTGCAGAAAgttttcccagaagagtggaagctgttctagctgcaaagctgtgtgtgtgtttagcagtGTCACTAAAGTCCTTGTTGTCATGGTCAAGTGCCCAAAAACATTTGTCTATGTAGCagtatgtatactgtatataacgAGTGTGTTCATATCACTGTTCATGCTGTTTAAGGTTTATATTATCCACTGTACAAATGGACTTCTGGCTGGACGCTGAACTGAATTTTGGGTCTGTGTACTTGTACTTATGGTCCTTCTTTTTTCCATACTTGTGTTGTCTCTCCAAAACATCACAGTTTGTTGAATACTGTGACATCTGACATGAGTCCAACTCAGCCTACATCAGGGTTAACTACCTGAGTAGACTGAGGAGATGGAGTTGACTTGTGCTTGCAGCAGATTAGCATTTGCCATCTTCAACAGGCCAGAACACACCAGCTTGTTGCCTCCTTCCACCGCCCACAGGTTGTTCTGGGCACCAGCTAAAGACACAGcacctgtaaaacacacacacacacacacacacacacacacacacacacacacacacacacacacacacacagtgccaaGTGCTATAAACCAATTATCAGCTGCCCACACACTTTCCTGTTCTCTTGCTcctcttcatttcctttcctctctcctgacCTACATCAGCGGCGACATGGATGTTCAGCTCATAACAGGCCCTGATGTCAGAACCAAAGCCTTCGTCCTTCCACTCTTTTCCTTGCTTCTTTTCTACTCATCATTCCCTCACTCACTCTACGTCTTCTTTTTCTACTGCTCATTTCTTCACACTCATCTGACCTACAAAGGCGGGGATGCTGACATTCTGCCCGTAGTTGACCCTCATGACGGGCGCGATGACCTCATCGATGAAGCGCTGTGACACACCCAGCTCCAGCAGCGAATCAGAGAGGGGCCTCCGGGTCATGTTGATGAAGCCACTCCCTCCAAGAGAGTCCAGCAGTTCCTCCACCGAGCTGAAGGCATAACCATGAGCCTGGTACTTGTAGATCCtatattatacacacacatcaaatgaGTCGTGATTAATTATAAAATACACCGGCTCACTGCAGCTGATTTAGAGAGTGGGCAAGAAAGACTAAATGAGACAGAGATAAATCATTTACTGAAGGAGGAAGTAGAGGTCGGTAAATGGCCAGAGTGTAGGGGTAAAGTGCAAATCGGAATTTGGTCACTGTCTCAAGCAGAAACTAAGACACAATAAAAGAAGTGCAGCAAATGATTGGTTATGTCGGCCAGATTTGACAGGCTGATTAAGAACATCAATTCTGTTGATTTCTATCGTTTTGTTGTTGGAGGATGAAGAGAGACAAATTTTCATTACAGTGGCACTTTCTATATTTATACCGACCTCATCCAGAAGGTTAGATACTGAGTGGAGGTTAGAAAATGACAGATAGCTCAGCATAGGCTTTACCCACTGACCCCAGTGACTGACTAACACTGGGAGGCAGTGTTGTGCGTTGATTCTGAGCCTGAAGTACTTGTTTTTACAGTCATTTTGGTTCACTTGGTGATAAAGTGAGAGGAATCATGGTAAGAAGAAGGTTTAAATCAGAAATGGCGTTGCTGGATCAGTAGTGCAAAGTTGTTTCCTGTCATTAAAAGGTGAAAAATAGTTTCTTAGACCACTTCCATGTTATCTCCACAATCAAGTAGCATTACTACACTACACAGATGGGAGAGAATGCAGACCACGAAGACAACATGTAGAAGCTGCCATGAGACTAGACAACAAACCAGCATGAGCAGATTTTGGCTTACCTCATGAATTTCTCCATGATCTCCTCCACCCACATCTGCAGGCGTATGAAGCTGATGCCGTAGCGCCACCACAGCCGAAACAGGTCCAGCAGGTACCAGTCTGTCTCCTCCAGAATCACCTCCTCGCCATTAAACACAGCTGTCTTACCCGCCACACTACGACGATACTTCAAACCTTGCGAAGCAGAAACATGGCGACACAAAGGATAagcgcacacacattcacccagGAAGGAATATAATGTCGAAAATGTCATGAATTAATTTGTCTCTGACAGTAGTGATGTAACATGGATCATAAACCAACCTAGCTGTTTGACGAACTCCTGCATGTGGAGGTTGAGGGAATGTATGATGGAACCTCCAGACTCGTAGTCATGATGATTGACGGTTACGGTGGCAAGACGGCCTCCGACCTCCCCCTTCTCAAACACGTCCACCTGGACCTCAGGACCAAAGTGCTGCCGCAGGAAGTGGGCTGTGGCGCTGCCTCCTATCCCTGCCCCAACCACCGCTGGAGCACAGAGGATCAGAGCCGGCAACATAGAGGAAGGGTGAAATCAGAGTGTGGTTTGGAAGTGAAATGTGTCCCAAAGCGAATTATCAC
Encoded here:
- the LOC124070489 gene encoding prenylcysteine oxidase-like, with the translated sequence MGGSLLPLLVVVLSARSATGDPAGPAQVDGAPPSKIAVVGAGIGGSATAHFLRQHFGPEVQVDVFEKGEVGGRLATVTVNHHDYESGGSIIHSLNLHMQEFVKQLGLKYRRSVAGKTAVFNGEEVILEETDWYLLDLFRLWWRYGISFIRLQMWVEEIMEKFMRIYKYQAHGYAFSSVEELLDSLGGSGFINMTRRPLSDSLLELGVSQRFIDEVIAPVMRVNYGQNVSIPAFVGAVSLAGAQNNLWAVEGGNKLVCSGLLKMANANLLQAQVNSISSVYSAEAHQYQLTYTTAAGTGSELYDIVVLATPLQESVRSGVQFHDFNPPFDQLPGNYHSTVATIVHGYLNTSFFGFPDPRLFPFASILTTETADLFFNSVASVCPVNISAGFRRKQPQEAGVYKVFSPQPLDKAQLKMLFRSYYSVQVTEWQAYPCYSSSQGLPPVELHPNLYYLNGIELAGSAMEMSSVAAKNIALLAYHRWNRQTDMVDQRDLMHRIKTEL